One part of the Ursus arctos isolate Adak ecotype North America unplaced genomic scaffold, UrsArc2.0 scaffold_16, whole genome shotgun sequence genome encodes these proteins:
- the SCP2D1 gene encoding SCP2 sterol-binding domain-containing protein 1 — protein MWKRIDHQPKIKAVDGPQAGQFKELGAAREPAMPHPLELSEFQSFPVFEDISHHIKEVGAQLVKKVNAIFQLDITKDGKTILQWTIDLKNGSGDMYPGSARLPADTVFTIPEPVFMELVLGKLNPQKAFLAGKFKVSGKVLLGQKLERVFKDWAKF, from the coding sequence ATGTGGAAGAGAATCGACCATCAACCCAAGATCAAAGCAGTGGATGGACCTCAGGCAGGCCAGTTCAAGGAACTGGGTGCAGCTCGGGAACCTGCCATGCCACACCCTCTAGAGCTGTCAGAATTCCAGAGCTTCCCTGTGTTTGAGGACATTAGCCATCACATTAAAGAGGTGGGGGCCCAACTGGTAAAGAAAGTCAATGCCATCTTTCAGCTGGACATCACCAAAGATGGGAAGACCATTCTGCAGTGGACCATTGATCTGAAGAATGGTTCTGGGGACATGTATCCAGGATCTGCTAGGCTCCCAGCAGACACCGTCTTCACTATCCCAGAACCTGTCTTTATGGAGTTGGTTTTGGGCAAATTGAACCCTCAGAAGGCTTTCCTTGCCGGCAAGTTCAAAGTGAGCGGCAAAGTTCTGCTTGGCCAGAAGCTGGAGAGGGTTTTCAAAGACTGGGCTAAATTTTAA